One part of the Ursus arctos isolate Adak ecotype North America unplaced genomic scaffold, UrsArc2.0 scaffold_14, whole genome shotgun sequence genome encodes these proteins:
- the ADGRL1 gene encoding adhesion G protein-coupled receptor L1 isoform X2: protein MARLAAALWSVCVTAVLVTSATQGLSRAGLPFGLMRRELACEGYPIELRCPGSDVIMVENANYGRTDDKICDADPFQMENVQCYLPDAFKIMSQRCNNRTQCVVVAGSDAFPDPCPGTYKYLEVQYDCVPYIFVCPGTLQKVLEPTSTHESEHQSGAWCKDPLQAGDRIYVMPWIPYRTDTLTEYASWEDYVAARHTTTYRLPNRVDGTGFVVYDGAVFYNKERTRNIVKYDLRTRIKSGETVINTANYHDTSPYRWGGKTDIDLAVDENGLWVIYATEGNNGRLVVSQLNPYTLRFEGTWETGYDKRSASNAFMVCGVLYVLRSVYVDDDSEAAGNRVDYAFNTNANREEPVSLAFPNPYQFVSSVDYNPRDNQLYVWNNYFVVRYSLEFGPPDPSAGPATSPPLSTTTTARPTPLTSTASPAATTPLRRVPLTTHPVGAINQLGPDLPPATAPAPSTRRPPAPNLHVSPELFCEPREVRRVQWPATQQGMLVERPCPKGTRGIASFQCLPALGLWNPRGPDLSNCTSPWVNQVAQKIKSGENAANIASELARHTRGSIYAGDVSSSVKLMEQLLDILDAQLQALRPIERESAGKNYNKMHKRERTCKDYIKAVVETVDNLLRPEALESWKDMNATEQVHTATMLLDVLEEGAFLLADNVREPARFLAAKQNVVLEVTVLNTEGQVQELVFPQEYPSENSIQLSANTIKQNSRNGVVKVVFILYNNLGLFLSTENATVKLAGEAGSGGPGGASLVVNSQVIAASINKESSRVFLMDPVIFTVAHLEAKNHFNANCSFWNYSERSMLGYWSTQGCRLVESNKTHTTCACSHLTNFAVLMAHREIYQGRINELLLSVITWVGIVISLVCLAICISTFCFLRGLQTDRNTIHKNLCINLFLAELLFLVGIDKTQYEIACPIFAGLLHYFFLAAFSWLCLEGVHLYLLLVEVFESEYSRTKYYYLGGYCFPALVVGIAAAIDYRSYGTEKACWLRVDNYFIWSFIGPVSFVIVVNLVFLMVTLHKMIRSSSVLKPDSSRLDNIKSWALGAIALLFLLGLTWAFGLLFINKESVVMAYLFTTFNAFQGVFIFVFHCALQKKVHKEYSKCLRHSYCCIRSPPGGAHGSLKTSAMRSNTRYYTGTQSRIRRMWNDTVRKQTESSFMAGDINSTPTLNRGTMGNHLLTNPVLQPRGGTSPYNTLIAESVGFNPSSPPVFNSPEHPLGGREACGMDTLPLNGNFNNSYSLRSGDFPPGDGASEPPRGRNLADAAAFEKMIISELVHNNLRGSSSGAKGPPPPEPPVPPVPGGGGEEEAGGPGGADRAEIELLYKALEEPLLLPRAQSVLYQSDLDESESCTAEDGATSRPLSSPPGRDSLYASGANLRDSPSYPDSSPEGPSEALPPPPPAPPGPPEIYYTSRPPALVARNPLQGYYQVRRPSHEGYLAAPGLEGPGPDGDGQMQLVTSL, encoded by the exons ATGGCCCGCCTGGCCGCCGCGCTCTGGAGTGTGTGCGTCACCGCCGTCCTGGTCACCTCGGCCACCCAAG GCCTGAGCCGGGCCGGGCTCCCGTTCGGGCTGATGCGCCGGGAGCTGGCATGCGAAGGCTACCCCATTGAGCTGCGGTGCCCAGGCAGCGACGTCATCATGGTGGAGAACGCCAACTATGGGCGCACAGACGACAAGATCTGCGACGCCGACCCTTTCCAGATGGAGAACGTGCAGTGCTACCTGCCCGACGCCTTCAAGATCATGTCACAGAG GTGTAACAACCGCACCCAGTGCGTGGTGGTTGCCGGCTCTGACGCCTTTCCCGACCCCTGTCCTGGGACCTACAAGTACCTGGAGGTGCAGTACGACTGTGTCCCCTACA TCTTCGTGTGCCCAGGGACCCTGCAGAAGGTGTTGGAGCCCACCTCCACGCACGAGTCGGAACACCAGTCTGGCGCGTGGTGCAAGGACCCGCTGCAGGCGGGTGACCGTATCTACGTCATGCCCTGGATCCCCTACCGCACGGACACGCTGACGGAGTACGCCTCGTGGGAAGACTACGTGGCCGCGCGCCACACCACCACCTACCGCCTGCCCAACCGCGTGGACGGCACGGGCTTTGTGGTCTACGACGGCGCGGTCTTCTACAACAAGGAGCGCACGCGCAACATCGTCAAGTACGATCTGCGCACACGCATCAAGAGCGGGGAGACGGTCATCAACACGGCCAACTACCACGACACGTCGCCCTACCGCTGGGGGGGCAAGACGGACATCGACCTGGCTGTGGACGAGAACGGGCTGTGGGTCATCTACGCCACCGAGGGCAACAACGGGCGCCTGGTGGTGAGCCAGCTCAACCCCTACACGCTGCGCTTCGAGGGCACGTGGGAGACGGGCTACGACAAGCGCTCGGCGTCCAACGCCTTCATGGTGTGCGGAGTCCTGTACGTGCTGCGCTCCGTGTACGTGGACGACGACAGCGAGGCGGCCGGCAACCGCGTGGACTACGCCTTCAACACCAACGCCAACCGCGAGGAGCCGGTCAGCCTGGCCTTCCCCAACCCCTACCAGTTCGTCTCCTCCGTGGACTACAACCCTCGCGACAACCAGCTCTACGTCTGGAACAACTATTTCGTGGTGCGCTACAGCCTGGAGTTCGGACCGCCCGACCCCAGTGCCG GCCCAGCCACTTCCCCGCCTCTCAGCACAACCACCACGGCTCGACCCACACCTCTCACCAGCACGGCCTCACCCGCAGCCACCACCCCGCTCCGCCGAGTGCCCCTCACCACGCACCCCGTGGGCGCCATCAACCAGCTGGGACCTGACCTGCCTCCAGCCACAGCCCCGGCTCCCAGCACCCGACGGCCCCCAGCCCCCAATCTGCACGTGTCCCCAGAGCTCTTCTGTGAACCTCGAGAGGTCCGGCGGGTCCAATGGCCAGCCACCCAGCAGGGCATGCTGGTTGAGAGGCCCTGCCCTAAGGGGACCCGAG GAATTGCCTCCTTCCAGTGTCTACCAGCCCTGGGGCTCTGGAACCCCCGGGGCCCTGACCTCAGCAACTGCACCTCCCCCTGGGTCAACCAGGTGGCCCAGAAG ATCAAGAGTGGGGAGAATGCAGCCAACATTGCCAGCGAGCTCGCCCGTCACACCCGAGGCTCCATCTACGCGGGTGACGTGTCCTCCTCCGTGAAGCTGATGGAGCAGCTGCTGGATATTCTGGATGCCCAGTTACAGGCCTTGCGGCCCATTGAGCGCGAGTCGGCGGGCAAAAACTACAACAAG ATGCACAAGCGGGAGAGAACTTGCAAAGACTACATCAAG GCTGTGGTGGAGACAGTGGACAACCTGCTGCGGCCAGAGGCCCTGGAGTCCTGGAAGGACATGAATGCCACGGAGCAGGTGCATACAGCCACCATGCTCTTGGATGTGCTGGAGGAGGGTGCCTTCCTGCTGGCCGACAATGTCAGGGAGCCCGCCCGCTTCCTGGCTGCCAAACAGAATGTGG ttctggaggtgacAGTCCTAAACACAGAGGGCCAAGTGCAGGAGCTGGTGTTCCCCCAGGAATACCCAAGCGAGAACTCCATCCAGCTGTCCGCCAATACCATCAAGCAGAACAGCCGCAACG GTGTGGTCAAAGTTGTCTTCATCCTCTACAACAACCTGGGCCTCTTCTTGTCCACCGAGAATGCCACGGTGAAGCTAGCGGGTGAAGCGGGTTCCGGTGGCCCAGGTGGCGCCTCCCTGGTGGTGAACTCCCAGGTCATCGCAGCGTCCATCAACAAGGAGTCCAGTCGCGTCTTTCTCATGGACCCTGTCATCTTCACCGTGGCCCACCTGGAG GCCAAGAACCACTTCAATGCTAACTGCTCCTTCTGGAACTACTCGGAGCGTTCCATGCTGGGCTACTGGTCAACCCAGGGCTGCCGCCTGGTGGAGTCCAACAAGACCCATACCACGTGTGCCTGCAGCCACCTCACCAACTTTGCCGTGCTAATGGCTCACCGCGAGATC TACCAGGGCCGCATCAATGAGCTGCTGCTGTCGGTCATCACCTGGGTGGGCATCGTGATCTCCCTCGTCTGCCTGGCCATCTGTATCTCCACCTTCTGCTTCTTGCGGGGGTTGCAGACCGACCGCAACACCATCCACAAGAACCTGTGCATCAACCTCTTTCTGGCCGAGCTGCTCTTCCTGGTCGGGATAGACAAGACTCAGTATGAG atCGCTTGCCCCATCTTCGCCGGCTTGCTGCACTACTTCTTCCTGGCCGCCTTCTCCTGGCTGTGCCTGGAGGGCGTGCACCTCTACCTGCTGCTGGTGGAAGTGTTTGAGAGCGAGTACTCTCGCACCAAGTACTACTACCTGGgcggctactgcttcccggcccTGGTGGTAGGCATCGCGGCGGCCATCGACTACCGCAGCTATGGCACCGAGAAGGC CTGCTGGCTCCGAGTTGACAATTACTTCATCTGGAGCTTCATTGGACCTGTCTCTTTTGTTATCGTG GTGAATTTGGTGTTCCTCATGGTGACCCTGCACAAGATGATCCGGAGCTCATCCGTGCTCAAACCCGACTCCAGTCGCCTGGACAACATTAA atccTGGGCCCTGGGGGCCATCGCACTGCTCTTCCTGCTGGGCCTCACCTGGGCGTTCGGCCTGCTCTTCATCAATAAGGAGTCAGTGGTCATGGCCTATCTCTTCACCACCTTCAACGCCTTCCAGGGGGTCTTCATCTTTGTCTTTCACTGCGCCTTACAGAAGAAG gtgcaCAAGGAGTACAGCAAGTGCCTGCGTCACTCCTACTGCTGCATCCGCTCCCCACCCGGGGGCGCTCACGGCTCACTCAAGACCTCAGCCATGCGGAGCAACACCCGCTACTACACAGGGACCCAG AGCCGAATCCGGAGGATGTGGAATGACACCGTGAGGAAACAGACGGAGTCCTCCTTCATGGCAGGCGACATCAACAGCACCCCCACCCTGAACCGAG GTACCATGGGGAACCACCTGCTGACCAATCCCGTGTTGCAGCCCCGTGGGGGCACCAGCCCCTATAACACCCTCATCGCCGAGTCGGTGGGCTTTAATCCCTCCTCACCCCCTGTCTTCAACTCCCCAG AGCACCCTCTGGGAGGCCGGGAAGCCTGCGGCATGGACACACTGCCCCTCAACGGCAACTTCAACAACAGTTACTCCTTGCGAAGCGGGGATTTCCCTCCAGGGGACGGGGCCTCTGAGCCACCCCGAGGCCGGAACCTGGCCGATGCTGCTGCCTTCGAGAAGATGATCATCTCAGAGCTGGTACACAACAACCTGCGGGGCAGCAGCAGCGGGGCCAAGGGCCCCCCACCACCCGAACCCCCCGTGCCACCTGTGCCAGGGGGTGgtggcgaggaagaagcaggcgggCCCGGGGGTGCTGACCGGGCAGAGATCGAACTTCTCTACAAGGCCCTGGAGGAGCCACTGCTGCTGCCCCGGGCCCAGTCGGTGCTGTACCAGAGCGATCTGGATGAGTCAGAGAGCTGCACTGCGGAGGATGGGGCCACCAGCCGGCCCCTATCCTCCCCTCCGGGTCGGGACTCCCTCTACGCCAGTGGGGCCAACCTGCGGGACTCGCCCTCCTACCCGGACAGCAGCCCCGAGGGGCCCAGTgaggccctgcccccacccccgcctgcaCCCCCCGGTCCCCCTGAAATCTACTACACCTCGCGCCCACCGGCCCTGGTGGCCCGGAACCCCCTGCAGGGCTACTACCAGGTGCGGCGGCCCAGCCACGAGGGCTACCTGGCGGCCCCGGGCCTCGAGGGGCCAGGGCCCGATGGGGATGGGCAGATGCAGCTGGTCACCAGTCTCTGA
- the ADGRL1 gene encoding adhesion G protein-coupled receptor L1 isoform X1: protein MARLAAALWSVCVTAVLVTSATQGLSRAGLPFGLMRRELACEGYPIELRCPGSDVIMVENANYGRTDDKICDADPFQMENVQCYLPDAFKIMSQRCNNRTQCVVVAGSDAFPDPCPGTYKYLEVQYDCVPYIFVCPGTLQKVLEPTSTHESEHQSGAWCKDPLQAGDRIYVMPWIPYRTDTLTEYASWEDYVAARHTTTYRLPNRVDGTGFVVYDGAVFYNKERTRNIVKYDLRTRIKSGETVINTANYHDTSPYRWGGKTDIDLAVDENGLWVIYATEGNNGRLVVSQLNPYTLRFEGTWETGYDKRSASNAFMVCGVLYVLRSVYVDDDSEAAGNRVDYAFNTNANREEPVSLAFPNPYQFVSSVDYNPRDNQLYVWNNYFVVRYSLEFGPPDPSAGPATSPPLSTTTTARPTPLTSTASPAATTPLRRVPLTTHPVGAINQLGPDLPPATAPAPSTRRPPAPNLHVSPELFCEPREVRRVQWPATQQGMLVERPCPKGTRGIASFQCLPALGLWNPRGPDLSNCTSPWVNQVAQKIKSGENAANIASELARHTRGSIYAGDVSSSVKLMEQLLDILDAQLQALRPIERESAGKNYNKMHKRERTCKDYIKAVVETVDNLLRPEALESWKDMNATEQVHTATMLLDVLEEGAFLLADNVREPARFLAAKQNVVLEVTVLNTEGQVQELVFPQEYPSENSIQLSANTIKQNSRNGVVKVVFILYNNLGLFLSTENATVKLAGEAGSGGPGGASLVVNSQVIAASINKESSRVFLMDPVIFTVAHLEAKNHFNANCSFWNYSERSMLGYWSTQGCRLVESNKTHTTCACSHLTNFAVLMAHREIYQGRINELLLSVITWVGIVISLVCLAICISTFCFLRGLQTDRNTIHKNLCINLFLAELLFLVGIDKTQYEIACPIFAGLLHYFFLAAFSWLCLEGVHLYLLLVEVFESEYSRTKYYYLGGYCFPALVVGIAAAIDYRSYGTEKACWLRVDNYFIWSFIGPVSFVIVVNLVFLMVTLHKMIRSSSVLKPDSSRLDNIKSWALGAIALLFLLGLTWAFGLLFINKESVVMAYLFTTFNAFQGVFIFVFHCALQKKVHKEYSKCLRHSYCCIRSPPGGAHGSLKTSAMRSNTRYYTGTQSRIRRMWNDTVRKQTESSFMAGDINSTPTLNRGTMGNHLLTNPVLQPRGGTSPYNTLIAESVGFNPSSPPVFNSPGSYREPKHPLGGREACGMDTLPLNGNFNNSYSLRSGDFPPGDGASEPPRGRNLADAAAFEKMIISELVHNNLRGSSSGAKGPPPPEPPVPPVPGGGGEEEAGGPGGADRAEIELLYKALEEPLLLPRAQSVLYQSDLDESESCTAEDGATSRPLSSPPGRDSLYASGANLRDSPSYPDSSPEGPSEALPPPPPAPPGPPEIYYTSRPPALVARNPLQGYYQVRRPSHEGYLAAPGLEGPGPDGDGQMQLVTSL, encoded by the exons ATGGCCCGCCTGGCCGCCGCGCTCTGGAGTGTGTGCGTCACCGCCGTCCTGGTCACCTCGGCCACCCAAG GCCTGAGCCGGGCCGGGCTCCCGTTCGGGCTGATGCGCCGGGAGCTGGCATGCGAAGGCTACCCCATTGAGCTGCGGTGCCCAGGCAGCGACGTCATCATGGTGGAGAACGCCAACTATGGGCGCACAGACGACAAGATCTGCGACGCCGACCCTTTCCAGATGGAGAACGTGCAGTGCTACCTGCCCGACGCCTTCAAGATCATGTCACAGAG GTGTAACAACCGCACCCAGTGCGTGGTGGTTGCCGGCTCTGACGCCTTTCCCGACCCCTGTCCTGGGACCTACAAGTACCTGGAGGTGCAGTACGACTGTGTCCCCTACA TCTTCGTGTGCCCAGGGACCCTGCAGAAGGTGTTGGAGCCCACCTCCACGCACGAGTCGGAACACCAGTCTGGCGCGTGGTGCAAGGACCCGCTGCAGGCGGGTGACCGTATCTACGTCATGCCCTGGATCCCCTACCGCACGGACACGCTGACGGAGTACGCCTCGTGGGAAGACTACGTGGCCGCGCGCCACACCACCACCTACCGCCTGCCCAACCGCGTGGACGGCACGGGCTTTGTGGTCTACGACGGCGCGGTCTTCTACAACAAGGAGCGCACGCGCAACATCGTCAAGTACGATCTGCGCACACGCATCAAGAGCGGGGAGACGGTCATCAACACGGCCAACTACCACGACACGTCGCCCTACCGCTGGGGGGGCAAGACGGACATCGACCTGGCTGTGGACGAGAACGGGCTGTGGGTCATCTACGCCACCGAGGGCAACAACGGGCGCCTGGTGGTGAGCCAGCTCAACCCCTACACGCTGCGCTTCGAGGGCACGTGGGAGACGGGCTACGACAAGCGCTCGGCGTCCAACGCCTTCATGGTGTGCGGAGTCCTGTACGTGCTGCGCTCCGTGTACGTGGACGACGACAGCGAGGCGGCCGGCAACCGCGTGGACTACGCCTTCAACACCAACGCCAACCGCGAGGAGCCGGTCAGCCTGGCCTTCCCCAACCCCTACCAGTTCGTCTCCTCCGTGGACTACAACCCTCGCGACAACCAGCTCTACGTCTGGAACAACTATTTCGTGGTGCGCTACAGCCTGGAGTTCGGACCGCCCGACCCCAGTGCCG GCCCAGCCACTTCCCCGCCTCTCAGCACAACCACCACGGCTCGACCCACACCTCTCACCAGCACGGCCTCACCCGCAGCCACCACCCCGCTCCGCCGAGTGCCCCTCACCACGCACCCCGTGGGCGCCATCAACCAGCTGGGACCTGACCTGCCTCCAGCCACAGCCCCGGCTCCCAGCACCCGACGGCCCCCAGCCCCCAATCTGCACGTGTCCCCAGAGCTCTTCTGTGAACCTCGAGAGGTCCGGCGGGTCCAATGGCCAGCCACCCAGCAGGGCATGCTGGTTGAGAGGCCCTGCCCTAAGGGGACCCGAG GAATTGCCTCCTTCCAGTGTCTACCAGCCCTGGGGCTCTGGAACCCCCGGGGCCCTGACCTCAGCAACTGCACCTCCCCCTGGGTCAACCAGGTGGCCCAGAAG ATCAAGAGTGGGGAGAATGCAGCCAACATTGCCAGCGAGCTCGCCCGTCACACCCGAGGCTCCATCTACGCGGGTGACGTGTCCTCCTCCGTGAAGCTGATGGAGCAGCTGCTGGATATTCTGGATGCCCAGTTACAGGCCTTGCGGCCCATTGAGCGCGAGTCGGCGGGCAAAAACTACAACAAG ATGCACAAGCGGGAGAGAACTTGCAAAGACTACATCAAG GCTGTGGTGGAGACAGTGGACAACCTGCTGCGGCCAGAGGCCCTGGAGTCCTGGAAGGACATGAATGCCACGGAGCAGGTGCATACAGCCACCATGCTCTTGGATGTGCTGGAGGAGGGTGCCTTCCTGCTGGCCGACAATGTCAGGGAGCCCGCCCGCTTCCTGGCTGCCAAACAGAATGTGG ttctggaggtgacAGTCCTAAACACAGAGGGCCAAGTGCAGGAGCTGGTGTTCCCCCAGGAATACCCAAGCGAGAACTCCATCCAGCTGTCCGCCAATACCATCAAGCAGAACAGCCGCAACG GTGTGGTCAAAGTTGTCTTCATCCTCTACAACAACCTGGGCCTCTTCTTGTCCACCGAGAATGCCACGGTGAAGCTAGCGGGTGAAGCGGGTTCCGGTGGCCCAGGTGGCGCCTCCCTGGTGGTGAACTCCCAGGTCATCGCAGCGTCCATCAACAAGGAGTCCAGTCGCGTCTTTCTCATGGACCCTGTCATCTTCACCGTGGCCCACCTGGAG GCCAAGAACCACTTCAATGCTAACTGCTCCTTCTGGAACTACTCGGAGCGTTCCATGCTGGGCTACTGGTCAACCCAGGGCTGCCGCCTGGTGGAGTCCAACAAGACCCATACCACGTGTGCCTGCAGCCACCTCACCAACTTTGCCGTGCTAATGGCTCACCGCGAGATC TACCAGGGCCGCATCAATGAGCTGCTGCTGTCGGTCATCACCTGGGTGGGCATCGTGATCTCCCTCGTCTGCCTGGCCATCTGTATCTCCACCTTCTGCTTCTTGCGGGGGTTGCAGACCGACCGCAACACCATCCACAAGAACCTGTGCATCAACCTCTTTCTGGCCGAGCTGCTCTTCCTGGTCGGGATAGACAAGACTCAGTATGAG atCGCTTGCCCCATCTTCGCCGGCTTGCTGCACTACTTCTTCCTGGCCGCCTTCTCCTGGCTGTGCCTGGAGGGCGTGCACCTCTACCTGCTGCTGGTGGAAGTGTTTGAGAGCGAGTACTCTCGCACCAAGTACTACTACCTGGgcggctactgcttcccggcccTGGTGGTAGGCATCGCGGCGGCCATCGACTACCGCAGCTATGGCACCGAGAAGGC CTGCTGGCTCCGAGTTGACAATTACTTCATCTGGAGCTTCATTGGACCTGTCTCTTTTGTTATCGTG GTGAATTTGGTGTTCCTCATGGTGACCCTGCACAAGATGATCCGGAGCTCATCCGTGCTCAAACCCGACTCCAGTCGCCTGGACAACATTAA atccTGGGCCCTGGGGGCCATCGCACTGCTCTTCCTGCTGGGCCTCACCTGGGCGTTCGGCCTGCTCTTCATCAATAAGGAGTCAGTGGTCATGGCCTATCTCTTCACCACCTTCAACGCCTTCCAGGGGGTCTTCATCTTTGTCTTTCACTGCGCCTTACAGAAGAAG gtgcaCAAGGAGTACAGCAAGTGCCTGCGTCACTCCTACTGCTGCATCCGCTCCCCACCCGGGGGCGCTCACGGCTCACTCAAGACCTCAGCCATGCGGAGCAACACCCGCTACTACACAGGGACCCAG AGCCGAATCCGGAGGATGTGGAATGACACCGTGAGGAAACAGACGGAGTCCTCCTTCATGGCAGGCGACATCAACAGCACCCCCACCCTGAACCGAG GTACCATGGGGAACCACCTGCTGACCAATCCCGTGTTGCAGCCCCGTGGGGGCACCAGCCCCTATAACACCCTCATCGCCGAGTCGGTGGGCTTTAATCCCTCCTCACCCCCTGTCTTCAACTCCCCAG GGAGCTACCGGGAACCCA AGCACCCTCTGGGAGGCCGGGAAGCCTGCGGCATGGACACACTGCCCCTCAACGGCAACTTCAACAACAGTTACTCCTTGCGAAGCGGGGATTTCCCTCCAGGGGACGGGGCCTCTGAGCCACCCCGAGGCCGGAACCTGGCCGATGCTGCTGCCTTCGAGAAGATGATCATCTCAGAGCTGGTACACAACAACCTGCGGGGCAGCAGCAGCGGGGCCAAGGGCCCCCCACCACCCGAACCCCCCGTGCCACCTGTGCCAGGGGGTGgtggcgaggaagaagcaggcgggCCCGGGGGTGCTGACCGGGCAGAGATCGAACTTCTCTACAAGGCCCTGGAGGAGCCACTGCTGCTGCCCCGGGCCCAGTCGGTGCTGTACCAGAGCGATCTGGATGAGTCAGAGAGCTGCACTGCGGAGGATGGGGCCACCAGCCGGCCCCTATCCTCCCCTCCGGGTCGGGACTCCCTCTACGCCAGTGGGGCCAACCTGCGGGACTCGCCCTCCTACCCGGACAGCAGCCCCGAGGGGCCCAGTgaggccctgcccccacccccgcctgcaCCCCCCGGTCCCCCTGAAATCTACTACACCTCGCGCCCACCGGCCCTGGTGGCCCGGAACCCCCTGCAGGGCTACTACCAGGTGCGGCGGCCCAGCCACGAGGGCTACCTGGCGGCCCCGGGCCTCGAGGGGCCAGGGCCCGATGGGGATGGGCAGATGCAGCTGGTCACCAGTCTCTGA